The following proteins are co-located in the Cutaneotrichosporon cavernicola HIS019 DNA, chromosome: 3 genome:
- the POL30 gene encoding uncharacterized protein (This protein is an auxiliary protein of DNA polymerase delta and is involved in the control of eukaryotic DNA replication by increasing the polymerase's processibility during elongation of the leading strand) gives MLEARVKQASVLKKLLDAIKELVTDGNLDCSDEGIQLQAMDNSHVALVSLKLEADQFESYRCDRNIPLGVNLTSLTKILKCAKDNDIVTLKAADDADSLGLVFESPKEDRVGEYEMKLMDIDQEHLGIPDTQYDATITMSSAEFQRICRDLAALGESVKIEASKEGVRFSSEGEVGTGSVLLKQTAGSDRRSNRAAKQDPDEDEDDDEDKKPDLDEDGEEEMDDEERPKKRKANGGAKASKKAKAGAGDDDVGVSIILEKQVSLTFSLKYLSNFAKSAPLAREVSLNMSNDVPLLVQFDFEQGTLQFFLAPKISDE, from the exons ATGCTCGAGGCTCGTGTTAAACAGGCGTCTGTCCTCAAGAAGCTCCTTGACG CCatcaaggagctcgtcaCTGACGGCAACCTCGACTGCTCGGACGAGGGCATC CAACTGCAGGCGATGGACAACTCTcacgtcgcgctcgtgtcgctcaagctcgaggctgaCCAATTCGAGTCGTACCGCTGCGACCGCAACATCCCGTTGGGCGTCAAC cttACTTCGCTCACCAAGATCCTCAAATGCGCAAAGGACAATGACATTGTCACTCTCAaggcggccgacgacgccgactcgctcggcctcgtcttCGAGTCTCCCA AGGAGGACCGTGTCGGCGAGTACGAGATGAAGCTCATGGACATCGACCAGGAGCACCTGGGTATCCCGGACACGCAGTACGACGCGACGATTaccatgtcctcggccgagTTCCAGCGCATCTgccgcgacctcgcggcTCTGGGTGAGAGCGTCAAGATCGAGGCGTCCAAGGAGGGTGtgcgcttctcgtcggagggcgaggtcggcaccGGCTCGGTGCTGCTCAAGCAGACTGCAGGCTCGGACCGTCGCTCCAACAGGGCAGCCAAGCAGGACCcggacgaggatgaggacgatgacgaggataAGAAGCCTGATttggacgaggacggcgaggaggagatggacgacgaggaacgcccgaagaagcgcaaggccaacGGCGGCGCAAAGGCCAGCAAGAAGGCAAAGGCAGGCGccggtgacgacgacgtgggtgtctccatcatcctcgagaagcAGGTCAGCCTCACGTTCTCGTTGAAGTACCTGTCCAACTTTGCCAAgagcgcgccgctcgcccGCGAGGTCAGCCTCAACATGAGCAACGACGtgccgctcctcgtccagtTTGACTTTGAGCAGGGCACGCTCCAGTTCTTCCTTGCGCCAAAGATTTCAGACGAGTAG